The genomic DNA ACCGTTTGTTATTCTGTGCGGCCAATATCAGCGCCTCCCGAACTGTTCGcgatcgtgcgtgtgtgagaatTCGCTGCAATACGAATAGAAGGCAGACAAAAATTATACTAAATGATCTAAATGCAATATAGTGCAACAAGTCTCAAAACACGTACACATCCTTCGCTGATGAACGTGATGGCCTGTTTGGCAATTACGTTCCTACTTTCCAGCAGCTTCTCGAGAAACATTTTGCCACGGTTTAACATAATTTCTCGCACTTCGTCCATCGTTTTGTCGTCAAACTTGGCCAACGTAATGAAGCGTGAGAACAGTTCCGTCCCCGACACGACCGATGTCATCGGTTTATCCGTTTTACGCATCGCTCCCACCGCTGCCTGAAGAGTCGAATGAAACTCCTGCACAGTATCAACTGCAAATGGCAAACGTAAGTCAACTCAGTGACGAATTACGCTTATGCGTACAGTCATAGGGATAGCTTACATTTGGTCTTCTccagcaccatcagcagcgtTTTAATGGCCGCAATGCCAGGCGATATGGTATCATCCTTCTCCAGAATGCTAACAAAGTGCGATGCCACATCTGTAGAGCAAGAGAGGGCTTTTCTAGATACCAGTTCCACCAGTTAGTCGAATCTATACGTACCAAATTGCTGGGTTTCGTCCTTCATGATCAACTAATTTTGCCGATACAGTGTAAGATGAGAGTAGGGTCAACCTTTCCGTAGATTTCGATGGATAGATATTTTAATACACAACTTCGGTAGTGGGCAAAATCGCACAGAACGATAAATTCGGTATTGTGCAGAATGTGGCACCGTTGccgtgttgttgtgtttttgacAGCGATTTGTGTTTGTTATTATTTCAAGAATGATAAAGCTTTGGTCGCAGTGCTACAATTTCGACCCGAAGTAAGGGAATGTGTTACAATAGATGGCGCTTTGTTATATTCACAGAGGTCAATTATTTGGACGATTAGAATGCAGAACTGTTCCGCAAAACTGAAACTTTACACAATCAGCCTTTAAATACAGCGTTAAgctagaaaaataaacaaatcgaAATAAAGATTCAATCAAACTGTTGTGAATGTGAAACTACAATGACAGCAATGCGTTATCAACGATCAAATGTCATCTTTTCATAAATTGTTGCTTGGGAAGCAAAGAGGCGTTACGCAGCGTTACATGACTGCTGCTTGGCTGGTGAGGAGAGGTCGCTGTCACACGCGAGCATCGAGTTTACCCAAATTTTGACAGTGTTCGTGGACGGAAGGTTTCGTGCTCGGGTTTGCCGTGTCATCAAATAAATTGCGTTTTGGATCGTACGCTGATATCAATTTCCAATCTCCACAAAACCAGCAAAGGTACGTACGTAGCAAACTGCAGCAATTGGTATTACAGCACCACAAGCCCAGTCACAAATCGGGGCCAAAGAAAACTCGTCTCTCCTAGCTAGCCTTCCATTTTGTGGGTCGAAGAATACGAGAAGGTAGATTTCAACATGGCGGCCCTGTGGCTCACGATAGAAGGCGTACACATTTTCTATACGCCCAAGGACGATACGAGCTGGCCTTGGTTTCACACCGTTTTGGGGCCAATCCGTACGGATTGGGGTTTTTGCTTGCTGAAAATTTAATTGCTCCTTGACGATATTGGCAAtattgtttgtggttttgcaACATCCTCCCGTAAGCGAGAAAAATCGTCATTCTCTCCCCTTCCCTGCCCGTATCGGGCTTTCGTCTACAAGATTGCCTTTTTACAACGGGAGTGAAAGAGCGAACCACATTGGTTCATGTGCGGTTGTACCGCTCTATCGCATTGCGTGTAGCGAGACAGTAATCGAATATGCTGGTCCAtttgagagtttttttttctattttccttcttatggcacacacaagaaaaacaaaatccactGTCGTGTTGTAAGCCAAGTTTTCGTGATTTTCATAGCCAGCTTTCCGTGCCAAATCTATCGCGAATTTAGAAACCACGATCGATAAGATTCAACGTTTATTGCCAACATTAACGTGCCTGCTTTTTTGGTATTTTATTaatctgttttccttttccttttttcgtttctccaCAGGTAATACACATATTTTAATTGACACATCCATTATGACGCTTTGGATTAGCCAGTTTTCCTATTTGTGGTTATCGGGATGACTAACGGAACTGCAGGTGCAAGTGATATCGTGTAGAAAGGATTAGCATAATGGGACTGTGTCATTGCTGCTATCCGCGAGTGCAatacaaacaacaaattactaccacacacccacacatcaACAAATTGTGCAACTGATCTTCCTGTCTCTTCGCACTAATTTCCAATCGCATTCTCGAAGACTGGCAAGACAGTACGCGTGCGTTCTGCTCCCGTGTgctgttgcgtgtgtgtgtgtgcgcttgtaTGAAGTAATGTAGTCATATACTACTagcactactactgctgctgctgctactcatCTGCTTCCTTATCGTCgacatgtgtgtgttgttcgtTGCTAtgggatagagagagaaacaaacagTGTCCGTTGTGCGCGCGTCAGTGTGCTTGTGTGCGAGAGACAGTGACTGTGTGTTTATGTGACGAAGTTTTATGTTGGAAGTTGGTATTTTATAGAAAGTGTTGTTTTCCCCGTATAACTTGTTAAACAATACGTAAACCGTTCAGTTGTTAGTTGTGTAAGTTTTACATCGAAATAGAAAAACAGCCATGCACAACCTAGTGGATTTTGTCTGCCACAACCTACTTTATCTCGTTTGGATGCGTACATCCGCTTTAAGGCGTATCGCTTTAAGTACCCTTTATTCGTTCTAAGCAGTTCGAGTCGAAACCACAGGCAACGGCAACAGGACTGTCTCTCTGTATCAAGGGTTAGGAATCATGCCCCGTATATTTTCCTTGTTTGGAAAAAAGCATTTCCTTTCGAGctaaatgaaaggaaaaactcGAAATTAATCAAATAGCAGTGTGAATGTATGCGTGAATAAGTGTGCCCAGTGAAACACCATGGCGCTTAAGAGGTTTGGTGGGACATGCGCGCCACTTGACACCGTTTTTCTTCGTTATCTGATTTAATAGCGTTCATCGGTGAATGCGTctcgtgtgtgtatgtgtgctgtgGCTGCAAGAAACAGGAACGTAGAGGGAAAGGTCGAAcggtaaaaaaaagggaaaatacaGAGCAGCACACAATATTTTTGATGGTGGTCCCAACAACCTCCAGCCAACCCGCTGATAATGCAACAGCCCCTCCTGGGTAGCGTTTGACGAAGATTGgtgctttctgtttttcttgtaATTTTAGCACACCGATTTTCGATACTCTTCATTCGAAACCACAAGGAAACGCATTAATCCCCTACCAGGGTCAAACCAAATCCTAATCGGTCTTATCGCTCTTACCGGTTGATGTGGCTGTGCTTGAAAACCTCGCAGACACAGGCACTGTGCTTTTTCTTACGATAGGTGcattaatttttttcacgCAAAGGGGATGATAAACCGAAAGCGGTGTGTGGTTATTAAATTGCCTAGCACGTTTCAATAGCAAGCTGATTAGGGAGCACAGGAAACGAATGTTCCCTTGCAATTGATATGGTTCCGTTCAGCTGTGCTTGCTCTGCTGCACCTGTCATCTTGTCCCATGTGATTGCACATCACCACAGAAATGCATCGCGCGTCTGGTTGGTGTTGGCCTTGCGTAGATCACGTGGTAAAAGCCACACTCTGCACCGTGTGCTGCATTTGATCAGGCGTTTGAGTTCGCGACAATGGatatttactttttattattttattcattaacTTAATTTTAACCAGTCGGATGCAAAAGCAATTGGTTACAAACTCGAATGGATAACGCTATTTAAAAGCTATTGTTTTTCAAAAACAGCCATAGCTGACATAAATGTCAAACCATACGCACGTGGCCCCACGCACAGCCGACTGAACGGCGGAGTCGACACGTGCGAATGAATGTGCCAGGACGGGGATAAAGCTaccatgtgcgtgtgtgtgtttgttgaagTTTGGTAAAAAGTGTtggaaattttccatttcccccCTAAAGCATTTCTTCCACAATCACGTGCCAACGCTTCGTGACCGATACAACCGTTGGCGAAGGCAGAAAAGtgacacacaacaaaaaagtggagcAAAAATATGTGTTTAACTGCTTTTATTTAGCGACTTCATCGTGTGAACCCTGTTTTGCGAGGAAAATGTTTATCATCTCCTTCGACTCTGGCTGTGAACAGTATCGTTTAATAGTTTTCTCCTCTTTGATTTTATAGTGGGCGGTGTAGTTCTGTTTTCTGCCATAAACTTGCcacccccccccacccccccaatAACATGAACGGGCACTTGTCTTAGTCTTCGAATGGCACAAGCCACTGAAACGCACGTATATGCGCAGCAGATGCCGCAGGATCTGACGATGGTTGGAAGAAACACGAAAAACTATGTTTCTGACATCGCATGAAAACAGGTTCTCTTCCATTCCCCCCGCCTAAGGCGCGTAACGATGACCCCTCTGCCTTAGGAAGACGCGAATGTGTGTGGTGCCATATTATAAAAGCAGCAACCTTCTTCATCAAGCCGCTCGTTAATCGTCAGAAACACACGTCTTCCTTCGCTCAGGGGCTGCAGGATGGCCGACTCCGCGataatgcagtttttttttaaaacgatGCTCGCACATTGTTTGCCGTGTGCCTTGGCTGCTCTGCATTAGCTCTGCATCACCGACATAACATGGCGAAGAAGAAATTAGTTGGTCCGGAACGAAAATTAATATAGCAGCAGTAGAATACGACCCGTGGCGTGCATACAGGCAagtaagcaagcaagcaggcCAGACGAAGATCTTGCCAGTGTGTGTATATCTGAGATGCACAGGATAGCGATAGGGATGagatataatataataatttCTTCACAACTCACACTCCCCCTATACTATAAAGTTCAAGGTTTTCTGCATACACGGCCGTCAGCACACAGCACGATTACGGATGCATAGCGAAAGAGATGCAGGAAATGGAGCATTATTTGCTGAAAGAGAGATATCGGATGGTAGGACAAGAGAGAGATACATAACAGAAGAAGAACCGCAGTAtggaaaattattgaaaatgtGGATTTACAGTTTCATCGATTTAAGTTGCAGAAGATGATTTAATCTTCGTGTAGTGTATCGAAATATCTATCAGCATATCATGCCCGGCTGAGATTGCTTACATGTTCCTGTAAATGTGAAAGACCAGCGCTGCTACCTAGAGCcagaaattaatttttgaGTCAAGATTTCATCCCAGTGCCTCTACGTCCTGCCTGTTGCATTAGATTAAGGGACTCTGATCCTCAAGAAATCCTGGAGAAATGTATATACCCTGGGCTTGAGTTGAGGTCCTTTCGTTTGTTCTTTCCGTGATGATAATTACTCGATCTCGGTTTGTATGTGCTAATGCAGACATGGGAATAGAGTTCAATGTTGAAGTGTTTCTCTAAGCAAAGCATAAAAAACACAGTAAGGTTTACATTAACCATTCAGTTAAGTAAATGCATTAATTAATTACTGAATATACCATAAAATGGTAGAATTTCTCTTAAAATTTGAGTAGGAGGTTACCGAGCGAATCTCGTCGGTCAAATTTCAGTCAAAgcagccagaaatggcagacagaCATCATTCCAGGATTTAATGACTATGAGACAAAAAAAGTACGGTAGGATGCAAAATGGTTTTGCGATTATAGTTAAGAACAGATGAGTTGGTAAGCCATAACATTTTACTTAAATGTTTCGCTACCACGATTCTCAGATCATTTGTTAGTATTTGTAGTAATAGAATTTTGCCACATTATTTCTTACCAACACGTGGTGCTGTTatatgcaaacacacacacacaaacacacacattccgcTTATGCTCAATAATCGCCCATGGCTTCGTTAGACGTGTGATTATCCTACCCTCACACACAACCGAACTCACAATGCGGTTAACTTCCTCTCCATAAAAGCGTAAAGCAGAAAGGACGTTATTTTgacttcttttttattaatggtATGTAACTCGCATTCACGCATTCGTCTAACGAATAGAATTCAACGACCTCTGAAGGtctttttcatttattataaCCTGCCGAAAAAAGAGCTGATGTAGAGTGTGTAGTCAGTAGGAAGGAGTCGGCTCCAAATAGTCGGCTGTTTTTTATGCTTTCAAACAAAGTATATGTAGGAAAAAGAGAACCGATTGATGCGCGTTCGCCCAGCCATAAGTAAACCGAATCCAACACCACTATCAAGACGGTAATCGTAACCCCTgtccgggtgtgtgtgtgtgctaaggAATGGAAGAATGAAAAGTTAAAAATTATTCCACGATGCAGCCGAGTTCCACTGTCAGAGAATGTTCGTGCGTTTCCTCCGTCTGATGTACGTGGACGATCTTGAACTTGCCGGATAAACAAATGATGCGGTTCAGTTGATCATTAGAAGGGAAGGAACTTCGCCCCCATCCACCTTCAGCCAGAGAGTATAAGCCATCGCGCCATAAACCGAATAAACTAACGTGCACATTCGCGTAAGGAAACGGAGAATACGTCGAGTGGAAAAGGtgtgaattttaaaatacatgCACTGGTAAAGTGTAGCACACAAGCAGCGAACATGCAAGATCGCACAAACGTTAATGAGCCCCGTATTCTACAGTTTTTAGTCCTTGAAGCGTCACTCGTGTTCCAGCGAGCGAACGGTAGTTTAGAGACGGAAAAGGGAGTTTGATTCTTGCTTCCGTTTCGTTCAGGAGCCGTATTCGCATATCGGCAGAAAAATACCGTTGCAACAAGGAAGCAGCCAATATTCATGTCTTTCTTTTATTAATCCGTGTCTAATAAGTCCATGTGTTTCTAGTGGTGATCGGTCGATTGCCTTCAGGCTGCAGGCACGATCGGATCGCCCTAGGTTTTGTTCGTCACGAATCATGTGTTCATATTCACACTTATGTATTTAGACTTCCGCATGTCCAAAGAACACGGCACAATAGCTGTGTTACTAATACACTTTGTATGCATACGTAAACACGTTCACTTAAACGTTATAGATGAATCATTCGCTTACGCTAGAGTATACtaatatatttaatttattatcattAGCTTGTTTGCTTGTGCAATCGTCATCgatttacttacttatcaggggTTACAATTATTTCGCGGCCTTGGTTTACTGCAAAGATCATTGGTGCCGCTCCCGATCTAATGCCGTCGCCTTTCAATCTTATTTCTCGGTCTAAGTTGCGGACAAATCTTCCCCTTCACTCCACCTAAATTTTGCCCAAATTGTCTCTTGTGTGGCATGTCTTAGGCCTTCCGACAACGAGCCGCGTTGTCCAGTACCTTTTTCATGACACGACCAGCCCTGCGGGTCTAAATCTCATTCCTGACACAATAATGAGAGCGTTTAATTCACGATCATAAGAGGACTTCGTCAGCTTTACACAGACTCCACCTCGTCACTGAAGCCTTGTTATCGGTTTGGAGTTGTTATCTCTGAATGACAAAGTGGTCAGTCTGGCAGCTGGACTACCAGTTATTGTACTTGATAGAGTTTTGAAACTAGCCATCATGAGCTCAGTTGAATTGCATTTAAGCAAAGAGCATAATTCGATCAGCTAGCAAtaaggccaggccgttcttaacgaataaaaaaacgatgaatATGATAGAGTATGTACAAGTGCccatttcgatttcgattaAAAATCTCCCGACCAGAACACGCATTTGCTTTTGATACTGAGTAAGTGTTATTTTGTCAATTGAATTTAGAAACCCCAAAACTCCCCTGAAATCCTGAAATCTTTATTCAAAATTTCTGAAACACATTCTTCtggtttctttttatttttagattCATTTACAAATACTCCCAGGTTGACATTTCGATACGGTAAGCTTTAACAACGTTTTTGAAGCTAATCAACCACTTCTAAAAttgaaaccaaaacaaaatcatccaACGGGGACTGGACCTGGTAGACTGGCTGCTGACCTAAATGCTACATTCTTTTGTGGACCAGTTACACATGCTAAGAATTGTCATGCCTATTCCGGAAAGCAAACTAACAACCGCACGACTCCTGCTACCCTCGGTCACTCTGTGCTCGTGTCGAAGAAGTTTGTTTGTGGTCTAACGGCTTTTAATGTTGCCACTCGCTCGCTtttaatgctgctgctgttgctggctaGCACAAGCAAGGTCGATCGAAGGAATTTTCTTCAGCATCGTGCGCCCACTGGACGTTGAGTGGTGGGGGGTCTTAGATTTTCTCCACCTCAAGTAAAACTATCCGCGCAATTCCATTTGTAAAACTTGCGCGCTTTGCGAAGAGGAAAAGCAGGAAAGGGAGTTGGAAAAAGTGGATGCTAAACACCAAACCCACACCAACGTCAGAATGGGGAGGGTTGTCTTTCCGTCCCCAATGTAGGCCGTCTTCAATCGAAAAATAATACTCTACATACCACACAACCACATAGATGCTTTTGATAGATGATGCACAACAACGTATGTTGCTCTTATCGGGACGTTCCTTCTCTATGGCTCCGCCATCCTTATCTATCCCGCCGACGTCGTCGCGAGAAAAACACGCGTCACGATCGGCGAGGAATAGCGCTTCGTCTAGGGTTctctttttggtttttgcgtTCCTCGCCTACGGGGTAGGAAATAGTTGCCATTTGTTGTTGTAGAGGATGGAAAACGTGTGCTGAGATTCCGCAGTCAGAAACTAGCGGAGCAGCAGGAGCTGTCgcggtgtgtttgttgtgggGGAAAACAGGTAACACAGAACTCGCGATTCTCCTGCTCGCACTTGGCTGGTGCTGCTTGCTTTGCTATGTTGAGCCGCTGAAATgggcttgttttctttttcgcttcgtGTTAGTGTTCGCGCACGTCGCTGTGTGTACACCGTCTTCTCACTTTATTTAAGGTCATCTTGTCGCCCGGTCGATGGTAGTAGTAGTCGTAGTCGTATCAGTGGTCTCGCGCTATTTGTTTTGTCAGAGCAGGGCCGGATAGTGGGAAGACGCGACAAACCACCACGCTTTTGTTTCACAGCGCTCCTGCCAGCACCCTTGGAACTTGAACCGACGTCTCGCACTCTAGTGTCAGCTGGTTTTCGTTCGAGAATTCAACCAAACGGCGCAGTATTCTTTGTGGGACATACGAGAAGTCTGTGCACGGTGATCGGAGCGTGAAGCATCGCTGCCTCACACACATCGACATCGGCATATTGAAAATGCAAACTAAATAGTGGACCGCCACTAGTAGTAGTGATGATGGTCTCTATCCGTCTGTCGGTCTGTGCATGTCGTGCCCTTATCCATCTGTACAtcgcacacaccaacaaagtCCGCGCTTCATGTTCCGCGAGATCGATCCCATCTTCCGTTCGATGGCGAACCACCTACCGCCGTGGTCTTGTGGCGGCGGTGTGCTATAGCGCGGCGGAAGTACGATCGATGATTGGATTGCTTCTTTCGACGGCGATCCTCCACCACCCCGGACGAGGTTCTTTTCGATTCTCTTTGTTCCGCACAGCGCGCACAGTCGGTTCCTTGTTATATCGATCGTCGCTTGTGCTGCTGTGACCATATTTGTTGCCTACAGCAATGCATACCGCTAGTATGTAGTGTCATTAGATGGGCTTACGAGTGCGTCGCACCATTTTATCATGCTTTGATTGATGTAAATTGGTAGTTTTTGTTCGATTCATGGCTGGTGTTTGTTCAGGTTTTCGTTTGTAAAAAAGAACCGCTTTCCACTGGTATTCCTGTGCATGGAGCTAATGTTTGAACCTGCCTAATATGAAGTATGCCTAAGTTGTCGGGTGCGTGATAGTTTTTACCACATTTTTagatattcttttttttctagttttCAAGATATACCTTTCGATAACCATTTGATCTAGTGATTAATCATCGTCATAAATTGATTTGGAGTCTGGGatcaaaacagaagaaaaaataaattgaagatTTATAGGCATCATCAGCATTATCCCTGAACGAAAGAGATAGATATCTTATTTTTGCAGAAAGCCTAAAATTTACAACGAGGGATAGACTCCATCCCGTTGTATTAAAGAATCTGAACTGCGGAAGAGACTGttgagaaataacaatattttcagTCCGAATATTCATCCATACTTTGAAGAATATTCTTGAGGAGacatctttattttatttttgtttttcatactAAGTCCACCTTAACATTGAGAACATTATTTCATCGAAGAGACTCCCAACCGATTTGAGGTGGTCTGATCAAAGGAATGTTAGGTAAACTAAGGTAAAGgagcggttcggtggccgatgcgataacgtcgccggtctttacacggaggctggagttcaaatcccatccagaccgcctccccgtacgcagggctttgctacgggtaaaatcatgtcacagatagccagaaatggcagaccgagacctctcgaggttgtagtgtaaaggaagaagaaagttaAACCTCTATCGGAAGATCTTGCCCAATTATTTTGCAGCCAAGAAATGCAGGATTTGCGAAATTCAATTGTAATCAGTATAAATTGTCATAAAAGTATTTCCTTCCAACAACTTCACAATTTTTAGGATTAGGCTTACCTAGAGGATAGGACATTCTTCAATAATCTATCTGCATTTTCCTTCTAGCTCATATGCAAAACACACAATCGTTACTCTGTTCTGTACGACGGTAAAGAACTAATTGAGATTGCTGTTTATAGCTTTGTGATTAATGCGAAATTTATATCCGAACTGAACAGACTCCAGCTTGTTTGAACTGGCTTAAACAACCGCACTTGAACTGTAGCACCGACAATTTCCTTATTCCACGCTTTAAGGGAAATTTTCATGAGGTGTGGcgtggtgtgtgttgtgccACGTTCTAACCATGACCTGCgacaaaggaaattaaatgtaTCTGGCGCTCGCCGTTGTGTTGTCGGGTGGTGGTTTTGAGCGTTTAGTTACTCTGTTTGCTTCGCTGCAGACAAGAAAGACACCCATCCCATTCCGGACTCTCTggtgggtggaaaaacttATACCGGTGGAAAACGCATAAAGAAGTCTTTTCGAGCTTTTGCACACAGTGCTGCTAGTTAGCtcttctcctctctctctctctcactctctatctTGCTTTTAAACAAGGAAATTCAAGAAGGCAACACCTCTGGGGGAGCATCTTTTGTGTCACTTTTCGAACCCGGAACAGTAATAAGATTGAAAGAGGATCTTTTCTATCCTAAGGAAAAGCTTGTTGACTTGGTTTTCATTATCCAAGTGCATTATCTTTGTGCGCCCCATAATGAGGAAAAGCAGACGTGTAAATGAATTTCCCAAGCTTTTCACTGCTATGTTAACTAAACAGTTGTAAGGTTTCGTTTTACAACTGTTGTGCTGCGATGTTTGCTTCCGGAGACACGACTGTCGGTCATCGTCTCCTTAAtt from Anopheles stephensi strain Indian chromosome 2, UCI_ANSTEP_V1.0, whole genome shotgun sequence includes the following:
- the LOC118507571 gene encoding translation initiation factor eIF-2B subunit alpha, producing the protein MKDETQQFDVASHFVSILEKDDTISPGIAAIKTLLMVLEKTKFDTVQEFHSTLQAAVGAMRKTDKPMTSVVSGTELFSRFITLAKFDDKTMDEVREIMLNRGKMFLEKLLESRNVIAKQAITFISEGCRILTHARSRTVREALILAAQNNKRFHVFVTHSAPDQHGEQMVQELENAGIDCTLILDTAIGYVMETVDMVLVGAEGVVESGGIINRIGTVTMAICAKEMKKPFYALVESFKFCRLFPLNQRDLPNEYKYNKKNLKDTTKVHPMVDYTPPGYITLLFTDLGILAPSAVSDELIKLYL